From the genome of Silurus meridionalis isolate SWU-2019-XX chromosome 20, ASM1480568v1, whole genome shotgun sequence, one region includes:
- the LOC124403267 gene encoding LOW QUALITY PROTEIN: secretory phospholipase A2 receptor-like (The sequence of the model RefSeq protein was modified relative to this genomic sequence to represent the inferred CDS: inserted 1 base in 1 codon): protein MVTISVLLLLLSAFSPPVHTRFFTFHLISGSMNQTEGRAACRENHTDLVTVYSDEDNTDLYNMIQKNGSGSGSGWIGLIRGQFSEKWSNGDPVTFRSLAGVCGTSTCCAALKPDGSWESLQCTGTRYFMCYKEGDTETRQNYHLILENKTWYEAQRYCRSKYTDLVSIRDQQQNEEVKMKGXNSNTLFWIGLLRDDWQWTDGGNSTYRNWASGFPQSSSSGDCVSLGFGGQWHSVPCSNNFQYTLCYTSTIHVSDVAMSWEKALDYCQHGNRAGILNIDSEAEQKELESELRRRRVPAGSLWVGLVQSRLFGFWFWTSGKAAFPYSKWDEGKAPEHPLSQHCGAVDPQRDFRWRDLNCLSHHNAVCLLCSP from the exons CTTTTTCTCCTCCAGTCCACACCCGCTTCTTTACATTCCATCTCATTTCTGGGTCCATGAATCAGACTGAGGGTCGAGCAGCTTGTAGAGAAAATCACACTGATCTCGTCACTGTGTACTCTGATGAAGACAACACTGATCTGTATAATATGATACAGAAGAatggttctggttctggttctggATGGATTGGTCTCATTCGTGGTCAGTTCAGTGAGAAATGGTCTAATGGTGATCCTGTAACATTCAGAAGTCTGGCAGGTGTTTGTGGAACATCGACCTGCTGTGCTGCTCTGAAGCCTGATGGTTCATGGGAAAGTCTTCAGTGCACAGGGACAAGATATTTCATGTGTTATAAAGAAG GCGACACTGAAACCCGTCAGAATTATCATCTAATCCTTGAGAATAAGACCTGGTATGAAGCTCAGCGTTACTGCAGGAGTAAATACACCGACCTGGTCAGCATCAGAGATCAGCAACAGAATGAAGAGGTGAAGATGAAAG TAAACAGTAACACACTCTTCTGGATCGGTCTGCTGCGTGATGACTGGCAGTGGACTGATGGAGGAAACTCCACCTATAGAAACTGGGCGAGTGGTTTTcctcaatcatcatcatcaggtgACTGTGTATCACTGGGGTTTGGAGGACAATGGCATTCAGTGCCATGCAGTAATAATTTTCAATACACTCTGTGCTACA CTTCCACCATCCATGTGAGTGATGTGGCTATGAGCTGGGAGAAAGCTCTGGATTACTGTCAGCACGGGAACAGGGCTGGAATTCTCAACATTGATTCTGAAGCTGAACAGAAGGAGTTGGAGTCTGAGCTCAGGAGGAGGCGTGTCCCCGCAGGGTCTCTGTGGGTGGGGCTTGTACAGAGCCGACTCTTCGGGTTCTGGTTTTGGACCAGTGGGAAAGCTGCGTTTCCGTACTCTAAATGGGATGAAGGAAAAGCACCTGAGCATCCGCTCTCTCAGCACTGCGGCGCCGTCGATCCTCAGAGAGACTTCAGATGGAGAGATTTAAACTGTCTGTCTCACCACAACGCTGTGTGTCTCCTGTGTTCTCCCTGA